From the Candidatus Omnitrophota bacterium genome, the window AAAGGCTCCCCGAACTTTCCGCCGGTCTGCCGGGCGCCTTCGGGGAAAAGCAGTATTGCCTGGCCTTTCCTGACTCTGCGGATCGCCTCCTTTATCGCGGTCAGATCCGCGGAATCCCTTTTCAAGGGAAAGGCGTGCACCCGCCTTAATATAAAACCTGCCAGAGGATTTTTGAACAACTCCTCTTTGGCCATAAAATGCAGCTCCCGCGGGCTGGACACTACACCCAGGAGTATAGGGTCAAGATTGCTTAAATGGTTGCTGGCTAAGATATACCCGCCCTGCCTGGGGAT encodes:
- a CDS encoding 1-acyl-sn-glycerol-3-phosphate acyltransferase is translated as MKISVIGKENIPRQGGYILASNHLSNLDPILLGVVSSPRELHFMAKEELFKNPLAGFILRRVHAFPLKRDSADLTAIKEAIRRVRKGQAILLFPEGARQTGGKFGEPLPGVGFLAQKLNVPVIPALITGTDLAMPKGAKGIRPAKVAVRFGAQIIVERRMAYRDISGRIMEAIRNLADA